One window from the genome of Candidatus Hydrogenedentota bacterium encodes:
- a CDS encoding radical SAM protein, whose protein sequence is MRILFLSAELNRMPRLGISSLAACLSADGHEVRHAVAARLGKKRLRDLMRTFKPDIVGYSIMTYDYASHVALNRELKKEFRFRAVFGGIHPTFLPEMIDDDPECDAICIGEGEWALAEFCRRIQEGGAYWQTPNFWVRHDGVIHRNPLRPLATSLDAFPVPDHRVLYEGDPYLARLGWKIFMASRGCPHACSYCFNAQWNRIYRGCRPVVRHRAPHAVIDEICAVKERYPLRAVGFCDDDFALKPEGWMEAFCAEYRDRVGLPFGCTCRPEHVTDELIGLLKATGLCAMWIAVECADERVANEVLRRNLKNEQILRATEVAKKHGIRLFLFNLVGIPVENSFETDLKTLDFNVAVRPTYSLATLLYPWPGTNIYDYAVEHGFLSPGERLSPSVRRFSVFSFRSPAEKRKIENLHKLFDFFVRFPWLRKHCESICSLPLSWIYLAVYLVWQAYVMAVKQWPPRASLPVRSIREHLTNARLMLRLFRTP, encoded by the coding sequence GTGAGAATACTTTTCTTGTCGGCCGAATTGAATCGAATGCCCCGGCTGGGCATTTCGTCGCTGGCGGCCTGTCTTTCCGCCGACGGCCATGAGGTCCGGCATGCCGTGGCCGCGCGTCTTGGGAAAAAACGGTTGCGGGATCTCATGCGGACCTTCAAGCCGGATATCGTCGGCTACAGTATCATGACGTACGATTATGCATCTCATGTGGCGCTCAACCGCGAATTGAAAAAGGAATTTCGCTTTCGGGCCGTTTTTGGGGGCATTCATCCGACGTTTTTGCCCGAAATGATTGACGACGATCCGGAATGCGACGCGATCTGCATCGGCGAGGGAGAATGGGCGCTGGCCGAATTTTGCCGGCGTATTCAGGAAGGCGGGGCCTACTGGCAAACGCCGAATTTTTGGGTGCGGCACGATGGCGTGATTCACCGCAACCCCTTGCGTCCGCTGGCCACGAGCCTCGATGCATTCCCTGTTCCCGACCATCGCGTTCTGTACGAGGGCGATCCCTATCTGGCCCGGCTGGGATGGAAGATATTCATGGCTTCCCGTGGATGCCCCCATGCGTGTTCCTATTGCTTCAACGCCCAATGGAATCGGATTTACCGGGGCTGCCGGCCCGTCGTGCGCCATCGCGCCCCGCATGCGGTGATTGACGAAATTTGCGCCGTGAAAGAACGTTATCCGCTTCGGGCCGTCGGGTTTTGCGACGACGATTTCGCGTTGAAACCGGAAGGCTGGATGGAGGCGTTCTGCGCGGAGTACCGCGATCGCGTAGGACTGCCGTTTGGATGCACGTGCCGGCCGGAACACGTGACGGACGAACTCATCGGACTGCTCAAGGCCACGGGGTTGTGCGCCATGTGGATAGCGGTCGAGTGCGCCGACGAACGCGTCGCCAACGAAGTGCTTCGACGCAATCTGAAAAATGAGCAAATATTGAGAGCCACGGAAGTCGCCAAGAAACATGGCATACGCCTGTTCCTGTTCAACTTGGTGGGCATTCCCGTTGAGAATAGTTTTGAGACCGATCTCAAAACCCTGGACTTCAATGTCGCGGTGCGTCCGACCTATTCGCTGGCGACGCTCCTGTATCCGTGGCCCGGCACAAACATTTACGACTATGCCGTCGAGCATGGATTCCTGTCCCCCGGGGAACGATTGTCTCCATCGGTGCGTCGTTTTTCCGTTTTTTCTTTCCGTTCGCCCGCTGAAAAACGAAAAATAGAGAATCTGCACAAGTTGTTCGATTTCTTTGTGCGTTTCCCGTGGCTACGCAAGCATTGTGAATCCATTTGTTCGTTGCCTCTCTCGTGGATTTATCTCGCGGTGTACCTGGTGTGGCAGGCGTATGTGATGGCGGTCAAGCAATGGCCGCCCCGTGCTTCCCTGCCCGTCCGCTCGATTCGCGAGCACCTGACCAATGCCCGTTTGATGCTGCGTCTGTTTCGGACCCCATAA
- a CDS encoding radical SAM protein, translated as MAALHIALVNAGRVEKVTAFTPPLGLLYLAAYVRQHHQADITILDQRAADWTHEETVSQVVALKPDIVGVRCVTGAHRGLHILSQGIKQALPDCLVVLGGPHVSAFGETLLDSTLADMLVRGEGEITFDSILQAFQDNKDYSRIPGLIWRHEGEVITNPGQPPFIGELDSLPFPAYDLIDIRRYWRLPTQCFFPLLRNYIALFTSRGCPWQCNYCHNIFGKNYRVHSAERVVDEIEHYVRAYGVSDLELVDDCFNLSADRVMEIADLMGRRNIKVRTAFPNGLRTDILRNDTADALAAMGAWYSGCALECGSDRLQKMIGKNLNLPRFLEGVEMLVRRGVFTTGFTMIGFPTETEAEMRMTVDTACASMLHSTFFFYVTPFPGTELYHQAMRWKPDRMKAVNFDESLTFFTGDAIVNLSEMPDDLFYGFAQKAYRKFYLNPGRIGRIIRDTRSKRTLPIHALIFGDYCTRDFRLRRWLNI; from the coding sequence ATGGCTGCATTGCATATAGCGCTGGTAAATGCAGGACGCGTCGAAAAAGTGACGGCGTTCACGCCGCCGTTGGGACTTTTATACCTTGCGGCGTATGTACGGCAGCATCATCAGGCGGATATCACCATCCTGGATCAACGCGCCGCCGATTGGACCCATGAGGAAACCGTCTCGCAAGTTGTCGCACTGAAGCCCGATATCGTCGGGGTGCGTTGCGTCACGGGCGCGCATCGGGGTCTGCATATTCTGTCACAAGGGATCAAGCAGGCGCTGCCGGATTGCCTTGTTGTCCTTGGAGGGCCGCATGTTTCCGCATTCGGCGAAACACTCTTGGATTCCACGCTGGCCGATATGCTGGTGCGTGGAGAAGGTGAAATAACCTTCGACAGCATCCTCCAAGCCTTCCAGGACAACAAAGACTACAGCCGGATTCCCGGCCTGATTTGGCGCCATGAAGGAGAGGTCATTACCAATCCGGGACAGCCGCCGTTTATCGGGGAGTTGGATAGCCTTCCGTTTCCGGCCTATGACTTGATTGACATTCGCCGGTATTGGCGTCTGCCGACCCAATGTTTCTTTCCGCTTCTGCGCAATTACATTGCGCTGTTTACCAGCCGCGGATGCCCATGGCAGTGCAACTATTGCCACAACATTTTCGGAAAAAATTACCGTGTCCATTCCGCCGAACGGGTCGTGGACGAGATTGAGCACTATGTCCGCGCATACGGCGTCAGCGATCTCGAATTGGTGGACGACTGCTTCAACCTGTCCGCCGATCGCGTCATGGAAATCGCGGATTTGATGGGACGCCGGAACATCAAAGTGCGCACGGCGTTTCCCAACGGACTGCGAACCGATATTCTTCGCAACGACACGGCGGATGCGCTTGCCGCGATGGGCGCATGGTACAGCGGATGCGCGCTGGAATGCGGTTCGGATCGCCTCCAGAAAATGATCGGAAAAAACCTGAACCTGCCGCGTTTTCTCGAGGGAGTGGAAATGCTGGTCCGGCGGGGCGTTTTTACCACGGGTTTTACCATGATCGGGTTTCCGACGGAAACGGAGGCCGAAATGCGCATGACTGTTGATACGGCATGCGCTTCGATGCTCCATTCAACGTTTTTCTTTTACGTGACGCCGTTTCCGGGAACCGAACTCTACCATCAGGCCATGCGATGGAAGCCGGATCGCATGAAGGCCGTGAATTTCGATGAAAGCCTTACGTTCTTCACCGGGGATGCCATCGTGAATTTGTCCGAAATGCCCGATGACCTGTTTTACGGCTTTGCGCAGAAGGCATATCGGAAATTTTACCTCAATCCGGGACGCATCGGGCGAATCATCCGCGATACGCGATCGAAGCGCACATTGCCAATCCACGCGCTCATCTTCGGCGACTACTGCACGCGCGATTTTCGATTGCGGCGTTGGCTGAATATCTGA
- a CDS encoding sulfatase codes for MTRNGKIMGACLVVICLALGVSGWRYLWNGTCPFRRQDSAPRPAVAIPTAPDTDSTAAIATPGDAERSPGRSNVIWIVLDACRAKNLSCYGNSRPTSPVMDALAQRGVLFEKTFSQSTGTCFSVPSYMTGRYFPVSCLSDRFSRAVVQRTPPAHEVLVADTLRANGYHTVMFNAHPMFDATDRMGQSFDEFIKLPWAIGIGGVPTLAQLNEKIFAWLDTRPDKPFFAYVHAMDTHFPIILSPPDDQWIDPRYALDNLAPVDFAQSYVRRDGQPFTADDRAYLEALYDGAIHYSDTQIGRLIQHLEEIKALDNTIIVIGSDHGQSLGEDGFFVGHSKNLSYDELLEVPFIMAGPGVSGGKRIGALVENVDIAPTLLELLGIASDARYDGKSLVPWINGVAKDPPHEFVFAAPDRGFYDGPYSFMIRNGEYRYQESLDGNEAHLWRMPYNYAAPEDLIGARPEQAAALRKRLNATWGGYWRDYLQLPQVAVTLDAAWIAPFCVSGGPVEGSVILPVKSPRLRTDNKWACTDGALWCSCAEEECPVLQVRFPVPPGTYNVHIKILNDSSHEGRPASAVLVKMRGETGAVMIQKADAPPDQARFEAIAAGSYDAGDGLFEFTLAGADREHWACVQKIILTPASLSESPGGKLAAEKLDPEPFQKVKAADEALRALGYF; via the coding sequence ATGACCCGAAATGGAAAGATCATGGGCGCATGCTTGGTCGTTATTTGTTTGGCGCTGGGGGTATCAGGCTGGCGCTATCTGTGGAATGGAACGTGTCCTTTCCGGAGACAAGACTCCGCCCCGCGTCCGGCGGTTGCAATCCCAACTGCTCCCGATACGGATTCCACGGCCGCCATCGCAACGCCTGGCGACGCGGAACGATCTCCCGGCCGCTCCAATGTGATTTGGATCGTGCTCGACGCCTGCCGCGCCAAGAACCTGTCCTGTTACGGCAATTCGCGTCCCACATCGCCCGTCATGGACGCGCTTGCCCAGCGCGGCGTCCTTTTCGAAAAGACCTTTTCCCAAAGCACCGGCACCTGTTTTTCCGTGCCATCCTACATGACGGGGCGTTATTTCCCCGTGTCGTGCTTGAGCGATCGGTTTTCCCGCGCCGTGGTGCAGCGCACACCGCCTGCGCACGAGGTCCTTGTGGCGGACACCCTGCGGGCCAATGGCTACCACACCGTCATGTTCAACGCGCATCCTATGTTCGATGCGACGGACCGAATGGGGCAATCGTTCGACGAATTCATCAAATTGCCGTGGGCTATCGGCATAGGCGGCGTGCCCACGCTGGCGCAACTGAACGAAAAGATCTTTGCATGGCTCGATACACGGCCCGACAAGCCGTTTTTCGCCTACGTCCATGCCATGGATACCCATTTCCCGATTATCCTGTCGCCGCCCGACGATCAATGGATCGATCCGCGCTATGCGCTGGACAACTTGGCGCCCGTGGATTTCGCGCAATCGTACGTCCGGCGGGACGGACAGCCGTTCACCGCGGACGATCGCGCCTATCTCGAAGCGTTGTATGACGGCGCCATCCACTATTCGGACACCCAGATCGGAAGACTGATCCAGCATCTCGAAGAGATCAAGGCGCTGGACAATACCATCATCGTTATCGGTTCCGACCACGGGCAGTCGCTTGGAGAAGACGGTTTCTTTGTCGGACATTCCAAAAATCTCTCCTACGACGAACTGTTGGAGGTGCCGTTCATCATGGCCGGCCCCGGCGTTTCCGGCGGAAAACGGATCGGCGCGCTTGTTGAAAACGTGGATATCGCGCCCACGTTGCTGGAACTCTTGGGAATCGCGTCAGACGCCCGGTACGACGGGAAAAGTCTTGTTCCATGGATAAACGGCGTCGCGAAAGATCCACCGCATGAATTTGTGTTTGCCGCTCCGGATCGCGGCTTCTACGACGGGCCTTATTCATTCATGATCCGAAACGGCGAATACCGGTATCAGGAATCGCTGGACGGCAATGAGGCACATTTATGGCGCATGCCGTACAACTATGCGGCGCCGGAGGATCTGATTGGCGCGAGGCCGGAACAGGCCGCTGCGCTGCGCAAGCGGTTGAACGCGACTTGGGGGGGATATTGGCGGGACTATCTCCAATTGCCCCAAGTGGCCGTGACGCTCGACGCGGCATGGATTGCGCCGTTTTGCGTGTCCGGCGGTCCCGTTGAAGGCAGCGTGATACTGCCCGTCAAATCGCCGCGCCTCCGAACGGACAACAAGTGGGCCTGTACGGATGGGGCCTTGTGGTGTTCATGCGCCGAAGAGGAATGCCCCGTTTTGCAGGTGCGTTTCCCCGTACCGCCGGGAACCTATAACGTGCATATCAAGATCCTCAACGATTCTTCGCATGAAGGCCGCCCGGCCTCGGCGGTTCTTGTGAAAATGCGGGGAGAAACCGGGGCCGTCATGATACAGAAGGCCGACGCCCCGCCGGATCAGGCGCGCTTCGAGGCGATTGCCGCGGGCTCCTACGATGCCGGCGACGGCCTGTTCGAGTTTACCCTAGCCGGCGCCGACCGCGAACACTGGGCCTGCGTGCAGAAAATCATTCTGACGCCGGCCTCGCTTTCGGAATCCCCGGGCGGAAAACTGGCCGCGGAAAAACTGGACCCCGAACCTTTTCAGAAGGTCAAAGCCGCCGATGAGGCGCTGCGCGCGCTGGGCTATTTCTGA